Proteins from one Cyclopterus lumpus isolate fCycLum1 chromosome 11, fCycLum1.pri, whole genome shotgun sequence genomic window:
- the LOC117739339 gene encoding uncharacterized protein LOC117739339: protein MLSFQVGQVVSNDRPAAGPGPAAPGSESESVCVDNSWFLLPQLVAGSFTGSFTGSFPRSSFLSLRSESRSRMSAPRLNLEALSALSGCDVQPTTGPSQLSPQDFVNIVALKEFYKQQGFKQLEYPSLGTLSLQDLDTQDLYSSPGALTGGTPSAGPEDGSKATIRINPEDFFHPQYDYDFTSIKDGDKAFLRGDERYLRPCGWNRLGLRVTQRYEGGDSWLGTGKDAWPVSYHGQNMDGSLGIILTRGESAGEEPEFLDAAAASLVSGGTRGRGVYSTPDVATAEAHCKSFKSKVDGKTYKVVLQNRLNPEKRRRCQREDVWLVYVPMGHSHLQTRAVVQEAIRPYGLLLKEA from the exons ATGCTGAGCTtccaggtgggtcaggtggtcTCTAACGACCGCCCAGCAGCCGGTCCCGGTCCCGCAGCGCCaggaagtgaaagtgaaagtgttTGCGTCGACAACAGCTGGTTCCTTCTCCCGCAGCTCGTTGCTGGTTCCTTCACTGGTTCCTTCACTGGTTCCTTCCCCCGCAGCTCGTTCCTCTCTCTCCGGTCCGAGTCCCGCAGCAGGATGTCGGCCCCGCGGCTGAACCTGGAGGCCTTGTCCGCCCTGTCGGGCTGCGACGTGCAGCCGACCACGGGGCCCTCGCAGCTCTCCCCGCAGGACTTCGTGAACATCGTGGCCCTGAAGGAGTTCTACAAGCAGCAGGGCTTTAAGCAGCTGGAGTACCCGAGTTTAGGGACCCTGTCGCTGCAGGACCTGGACACCCAGGACCTGTACAGCTCCCCCGGGGCGCTGACCGGAGGGACCCCCAGCGCCGGGCCGGAGGACGGCAGCAAGGCCACGATACGGATCAACCCCGAGGACTTCTTCCACCCGCAGTACGACTACGACTTCACCAGCATCAAG gacGGCGACAAGGCGTTCCTGCGTGGAGATGAGCGGTACCTCCGGCCCTGCGGGTGGAACCGGCTCGGCCTGCGCGTCACGCAGCGCTACGAGGGCGGGGACTCCTGGCTCGGGACGGGGAAGGACGCCTGGCCCGTCTCCTACCACGGCCAGAACATGGACGGCTCCCTCGGCATCATCCTGACCCGCGGCGAGAGCGCCGGGGAGGAGCCCGAGTTCCtggacgccgccgccgcctccctGGTTAGCGGGGGCACGAGGGGCCGGGGGGTCTACTCCACGCCGGACGTGGCCACGGCGGAGGCGCACTGCAAGAGCTTCAAGTCCAAAGTGGACGGGAAGACCTACAAAGTGGTCCTCCAGAACCGCCTCAACCCGGAGAAGAGGAGGCGCTGCCAGCGGGAGGACGTCTGGCTGGTCTACGTCCCCATGGGGCACAGCCACCTCCAGACCAGGGCCGTCGTGCAGGAGGCCATCCGGCCGTACGGCCTCCTGCTGAAAGAGGCCTGA
- the LOC117739347 gene encoding uncharacterized protein LOC117739347 isoform X1: MAGVTWILTFMCVAGRHLSSASPVLRSVLAVPTGANASLTCNLTSGFGVTWYLLRSDRLLPLLTVTPSKPKGSAQTISFHSADWRRVASGGAVERGPGSLEIQQVEPLDDGLYFCTSSYEGIVHANAAIRLVVDGVEESDRLPCWSLGICVLPALLVLIFILVFIVGLYLHSALLLFTSGQPAVCCPPESPGVTEEESLQYSSLRRADKPRPSGRGGTRLVEVDVTYSAVMSRENASRDRG; the protein is encoded by the exons ATGGCAGGTGTCACGTGGATCCTCACTTTTATGT GTGTCGCAGGACGTCACCTGTCCTCAGCCTCCCCCGTCCTCCGCTCGGTCCTGGCGGTCCCGACGGGGGCCAACGCCTCGCTCACCTGTAACCTGACGTCCGGATTCGGGGTCACCTGGTACCTTCTGCGCTCGGACCGGCTGCTGCCTCTGCTGACGGTCACGCCCTCCAAGCCGAAGGGATCGGCACAGACGATCAGCTTCCACTCTGCGGACTGGCGGCGCGTCGCCAGCGGGGGCGCCGTGGAGCGAGGCCCGGGGAGCCTGGAGATCCAGCAGGTGGAGCCGCTGGACGACGGGCTGTACTTCTGCACCAGCAGCTACGAAGGGATCGTTCATGCTAACGCGGCTATCCGTCTGGTGGTTGATG GAGTCGAGGAGTCGGACCGGCTGCCATGTTGGAGTCTGGGGATCTGTGTTCTTCCTGCTCTGCTcgtcctcatcttcatccttgTCTTCATCGTTGGACTCTACCTgcactcag CTCTCCTTTTATTTACTTCAGGTCAACCAGCTGTTTGCTGCCCTCCAGAGAGTCCAGGGGTCACAGAG GAAGAGTCTTTGCAATATTCCAGCCTGAGGCGCgcagacaagccacgcccctccGGCCGAGGAGGGACGCGATTGGTCGAAGTCGACGTCACGTACTCGGCAGTGATGAGTCGTGAGAACGCGTCACGTGACCGCGGGTAG
- the LOC117739347 gene encoding uncharacterized protein LOC117739347 isoform X2 has protein sequence MAGVTWILTFMCVAGRHLSSASPVLRSVLAVPTGANASLTCNLTSGFGVTWYLLRSDRLLPLLTVTPSKPKGSAQTISFHSADWRRVASGGAVERGPGSLEIQQVEPLDDGLYFCTSSYEGIVHANAAIRLVVDGVEESDRLPCWSLGICVLPALLVLIFILVFIVGLYLHSGQPAVCCPPESPGVTEEESLQYSSLRRADKPRPSGRGGTRLVEVDVTYSAVMSRENASRDRG, from the exons ATGGCAGGTGTCACGTGGATCCTCACTTTTATGT GTGTCGCAGGACGTCACCTGTCCTCAGCCTCCCCCGTCCTCCGCTCGGTCCTGGCGGTCCCGACGGGGGCCAACGCCTCGCTCACCTGTAACCTGACGTCCGGATTCGGGGTCACCTGGTACCTTCTGCGCTCGGACCGGCTGCTGCCTCTGCTGACGGTCACGCCCTCCAAGCCGAAGGGATCGGCACAGACGATCAGCTTCCACTCTGCGGACTGGCGGCGCGTCGCCAGCGGGGGCGCCGTGGAGCGAGGCCCGGGGAGCCTGGAGATCCAGCAGGTGGAGCCGCTGGACGACGGGCTGTACTTCTGCACCAGCAGCTACGAAGGGATCGTTCATGCTAACGCGGCTATCCGTCTGGTGGTTGATG GAGTCGAGGAGTCGGACCGGCTGCCATGTTGGAGTCTGGGGATCTGTGTTCTTCCTGCTCTGCTcgtcctcatcttcatccttgTCTTCATCGTTGGACTCTACCTgcactcag GTCAACCAGCTGTTTGCTGCCCTCCAGAGAGTCCAGGGGTCACAGAG GAAGAGTCTTTGCAATATTCCAGCCTGAGGCGCgcagacaagccacgcccctccGGCCGAGGAGGGACGCGATTGGTCGAAGTCGACGTCACGTACTCGGCAGTGATGAGTCGTGAGAACGCGTCACGTGACCGCGGGTAG
- the lgals17 gene encoding uncharacterized protein lgals17 isoform X1 — MHRISKPQWLFMFLHSFLVEASSPRPLSVTCQVGSRAVLPCSWKKLLDAAPPACHVQWASVDTVFELRGDQRWEAEEFQGRVEVPKEQLGGGDCSLVISDVQIGDTGSYESFMVVDGLRATKTRVFIQTVRLSVSDHKSLQSRGPGEDLVLDLYTRHSARVVFQDRNSSSWSLVWSREDGDSERLVKDPLAEQLTMKKLSMEDGGTYKVLDQHGLAVSTVQLSVGGSSTVQQLLEERPPTDDGARSSCSSFVFSLLVTSFQIIHLV, encoded by the exons ATGCACCGCATCTCAAAGCCACAATG GCTCTTCATGTTCCTACACAGCTTCCTGGTTG aggccTCTTCTCCCCGCCCCCTGTCCGTCACCTGCCAGGTGGGCAGCCGGGCGGTCCTTCCCTGCAGCTGGAAGAAGCTCCTGGACGCGGCGCCGCCCGCCTGCCACGTCCAGTGGGCCTCGGTGGACACGGTGTTCGAGCTGCGCGGGGACCAGAGGTGGGAGGCGGAGGAGTTCCAGGGCCGGGTGGAGGTCCCCAAGGAGCAGCTGGGGGGAGGGGACTGCTCCCTGGTCATCAGCGACGTGCAGATCGGGGACACGGGGAGCTACGAGAGCTTCATGGTGGTGGACGGCCTGAGGGCCACCAAGACCCGGGTCTTCATCCAGACCGTCAGGCTGTCGGTGTCCG ACCACAAGTCCCTCCAGTCTCGAGGTCCAGGTGAGGACTTGGTCCTGGATCTCTACACCCGCCACTCTGCGCGGGTCGTCTTCCAGGACAG GAACAGCTCTTCGTGGTCGCTGGTCTGGTCCAGGGAGGACGGGGACAGCGAGCGTCTGGTGAAGGACCCGCTGGCCGAGCAGCTGACGATGAAGAAGCTCTCGATGGAGGACGGAGGAACCTACAAAGTCCTGGACCAGCACGGCCTCGCCGTCAGCACCGTGCAGCTGTCCGTGGGAG GAAGCTCCACAGTCCAGCAGCTTCTGGAAGAACGACCTccgacag ATGACGGCGCCAGAAGCAGCTGTTCGTCTTTCGTCTTCTCTCTTCTCGTCACGAGCTTCCAAATCATTCATCTGGTCTGA
- the lgals17 gene encoding uncharacterized protein lgals17 isoform X2 gives MHRISKPQWLFMFLHSFLVEASSPRPLSVTCQVGSRAVLPCSWKKLLDAAPPACHVQWASVDTVFELRGDQRWEAEEFQGRVEVPKEQLGGGDCSLVISDVQIGDTGSYESFMVVDGLRATKTRVFIQTVRLSVSDHKSLQSRGPGEDLVLDLYTRHSARVVFQDSSSWSLVWSREDGDSERLVKDPLAEQLTMKKLSMEDGGTYKVLDQHGLAVSTVQLSVGGSSTVQQLLEERPPTDDGARSSCSSFVFSLLVTSFQIIHLV, from the exons ATGCACCGCATCTCAAAGCCACAATG GCTCTTCATGTTCCTACACAGCTTCCTGGTTG aggccTCTTCTCCCCGCCCCCTGTCCGTCACCTGCCAGGTGGGCAGCCGGGCGGTCCTTCCCTGCAGCTGGAAGAAGCTCCTGGACGCGGCGCCGCCCGCCTGCCACGTCCAGTGGGCCTCGGTGGACACGGTGTTCGAGCTGCGCGGGGACCAGAGGTGGGAGGCGGAGGAGTTCCAGGGCCGGGTGGAGGTCCCCAAGGAGCAGCTGGGGGGAGGGGACTGCTCCCTGGTCATCAGCGACGTGCAGATCGGGGACACGGGGAGCTACGAGAGCTTCATGGTGGTGGACGGCCTGAGGGCCACCAAGACCCGGGTCTTCATCCAGACCGTCAGGCTGTCGGTGTCCG ACCACAAGTCCCTCCAGTCTCGAGGTCCAGGTGAGGACTTGGTCCTGGATCTCTACACCCGCCACTCTGCGCGGGTCGTCTTCCAGGACAG CTCTTCGTGGTCGCTGGTCTGGTCCAGGGAGGACGGGGACAGCGAGCGTCTGGTGAAGGACCCGCTGGCCGAGCAGCTGACGATGAAGAAGCTCTCGATGGAGGACGGAGGAACCTACAAAGTCCTGGACCAGCACGGCCTCGCCGTCAGCACCGTGCAGCTGTCCGTGGGAG GAAGCTCCACAGTCCAGCAGCTTCTGGAAGAACGACCTccgacag ATGACGGCGCCAGAAGCAGCTGTTCGTCTTTCGTCTTCTCTCTTCTCGTCACGAGCTTCCAAATCATTCATCTGGTCTGA